In the Chlorobium limicola DSM 245 genome, one interval contains:
- the rfbA gene encoding glucose-1-phosphate thymidylyltransferase RfbA — protein sequence MKGIILAGGSGTRLYPITKGISKQLLPVYDKPMIYYPLSVLLLAGIRDILIITTPEDQPMFIRLLGDGREWGIDISYTVQPSPDGLAQAFLLGETFIGSDDVCLILGDNIFFGYGFTGMLECAVQSVQVEKKANIFGYYVSDPDRYGVAEFDAAGNVLSIEEKPASPKSNYAVVGLYFYDNDVIDVAKQIKPSARGELEITSVNEAYMNMNRLKLNNMGRGFAWLDTGTHDSFQEAGNFIETVEKRQGLKVACPEEIVWRKGWIDDEQLNRLAQPLLKSQYGQYLVRLLGQQRQDVFI from the coding sequence ATGAAAGGAATTATTCTTGCGGGCGGTTCCGGCACCCGCCTTTACCCGATTACAAAGGGTATCTCCAAGCAGCTGCTGCCGGTATACGACAAGCCCATGATCTATTATCCGCTCTCTGTGCTGCTGCTTGCCGGTATCCGCGATATTCTCATTATTACGACGCCCGAAGACCAGCCGATGTTCATCAGGCTGCTTGGCGACGGGCGGGAGTGGGGAATCGACATCTCCTACACCGTTCAGCCATCGCCTGATGGTCTTGCGCAGGCGTTCCTGCTTGGCGAGACTTTCATCGGAAGCGACGATGTCTGCCTGATCCTTGGCGATAATATTTTTTTCGGTTACGGATTTACCGGTATGCTCGAATGTGCTGTTCAGAGCGTTCAGGTTGAAAAGAAGGCTAATATTTTTGGTTATTATGTGAGCGATCCCGATCGGTATGGCGTAGCGGAGTTCGATGCTGCCGGAAATGTGCTTTCCATCGAGGAAAAACCGGCAAGCCCCAAATCGAATTATGCGGTGGTTGGGCTCTACTTCTACGATAATGATGTCATCGATGTTGCAAAACAAATAAAGCCGTCTGCCCGCGGCGAGCTTGAAATCACTTCGGTAAACGAAGCATACATGAACATGAACCGGTTGAAACTCAATAACATGGGACGGGGTTTCGCCTGGCTCGATACAGGTACGCACGATTCGTTCCAGGAAGCCGGAAATTTTATCGAGACGGTAGAAAAACGCCAGGGCCTGAAGGTGGCCTGTCCGGAAGAGATCGTATGGCGAAAAGGGTGGATCGACGACGAGCAACTGAATCGGCTTGCACAGCCGCTTCTTAAAAGTCAGTACGGCCAGTATCTCGTAAGGTTGCTTGGGCAGCAGAGACAAGATGTTTTTATATGA
- the hypE gene encoding hydrogenase expression/formation protein HypE: MMQSFNCPLPLIRHETVQMGHGAGGKLSRELMQAVFMPHLGNVFLDMLDDQAKLSLPSGQVAFTTDTYVISPVFFPGGTIGSLAVNGTVNDLSVGGAKPLYLSAGFVLEEGFPLVDLVRIVADMADAARTAGVLIVTGDTKVVQKGSCDGIFINTSGIGLLRDDVSLSCRNLKPGDRVLLSGTAGDHGMSIMTAREALSFQGDIASDCASLNRMIESVLDAVPQVHAMRDPTRGGVAAVLNELASASAAGIEIQEHAVPVRAEVRGACELLGIDPLHVANEGKLVAVVPEPYASKVLDVMRSFEEGRDAAVIGSVTADHPGMVVMRTSLGSRRIVDLPAGELLPRIC; the protein is encoded by the coding sequence ATGATGCAGTCGTTCAATTGTCCTCTACCTCTGATCCGCCACGAAACGGTTCAGATGGGTCATGGTGCGGGAGGAAAGCTTTCCCGGGAACTTATGCAGGCGGTTTTCATGCCTCATCTCGGCAACGTTTTTCTCGATATGCTTGACGATCAGGCAAAACTGTCGCTTCCGTCCGGTCAGGTGGCGTTTACGACGGATACCTACGTGATAAGCCCGGTTTTTTTCCCCGGCGGCACCATCGGGTCTCTTGCCGTTAACGGAACCGTCAATGATCTTTCCGTCGGTGGGGCAAAGCCGTTGTACCTCAGCGCCGGTTTTGTGCTGGAGGAGGGGTTTCCCCTTGTCGATCTTGTCCGTATCGTTGCGGATATGGCCGATGCCGCCCGTACGGCAGGAGTACTTATCGTGACCGGCGATACCAAGGTTGTGCAGAAAGGTTCGTGTGACGGTATTTTTATCAATACTTCGGGTATCGGTCTGCTTCGTGACGACGTTTCGCTATCCTGCCGGAACCTGAAACCGGGCGACCGGGTACTGCTTTCCGGTACGGCAGGAGATCACGGCATGTCGATCATGACGGCAAGGGAAGCCCTTTCGTTTCAGGGGGATATTGCGAGCGATTGCGCTTCGCTGAACCGCATGATCGAATCGGTGCTCGATGCAGTTCCGCAAGTGCATGCCATGCGTGACCCTACAAGGGGGGGCGTCGCCGCGGTGCTCAATGAGCTTGCCTCGGCCTCTGCTGCCGGTATCGAGATTCAGGAGCATGCCGTACCAGTCAGGGCTGAAGTGAGAGGGGCCTGTGAACTGCTTGGCATCGACCCGCTGCATGTGGCCAATGAAGGCAAACTGGTTGCAGTTGTTCCTGAACCGTACGCATCAAAGGTGCTCGATGTGATGCGTTCCTTTGAAGAGGGCAGGGATGCAGCTGTAATCGGTTCGGTAACCGCCGATCATCCGGGCATGGTGGTTATGCGTACTTCGCTTGGCAGCCGCAGGATCGTTGACCTGCCGGCCGGAGAGTTGCTTCCGAGAATTTGCTGA
- the hypD gene encoding hydrogenase formation protein HypD has translation MKFIDEYRDPLIALRLADEIKRRATRRWTIMEICGGQTHSIMRNGIDQLLGDTIELVHGPGCPVCVTPLEVIDQAHSIASMPGVIFASFGDMLRVPGSVSDLFTVRSRGGDVRIVYSPLEALQFARDNPQKEVVFLAVGFETTAPANAMAVHQAAREGIDNFFVLCSQALVPPAMRAILSSPENRVEGFLAAGHVCAVTGYEEYRQIARDFHVPIVPTGFEPVDLLAGILETVGLLEDGRAEVVNRYGRVVSSDGNIHARELVSTVFEVADRQWRGIGLIPGSGLSLRREFLRFDAARKFAVAHICTAESPLCRSGQVLQGNLKPDACEAFGRECTPLHPLGATMVSSEGACAAYYRYHRNSELL, from the coding sequence ATGAAGTTCATCGATGAATACCGGGATCCGCTGATCGCGCTTCGTCTTGCGGACGAGATAAAGCGCAGGGCGACGAGGCGATGGACCATCATGGAGATCTGCGGAGGGCAGACCCATTCGATCATGCGAAACGGGATCGATCAACTGCTTGGCGATACCATCGAGCTGGTTCACGGTCCAGGATGCCCGGTTTGCGTCACGCCGCTTGAAGTTATCGATCAGGCGCATTCGATTGCATCGATGCCGGGGGTGATTTTCGCTTCTTTCGGGGATATGCTGAGGGTTCCGGGCAGTGTCAGCGATCTTTTCACGGTTCGCAGCAGGGGCGGGGATGTAAGAATCGTCTATTCTCCGCTCGAAGCTCTGCAGTTCGCGCGCGATAATCCGCAGAAGGAGGTTGTATTTCTTGCCGTGGGCTTCGAGACTACTGCACCGGCCAATGCCATGGCCGTTCATCAGGCGGCCCGCGAAGGGATCGACAATTTTTTCGTGCTTTGCAGTCAGGCGCTGGTTCCTCCGGCAATGCGCGCGATTCTCTCGTCACCGGAGAATCGTGTGGAGGGTTTCCTTGCCGCCGGTCACGTCTGTGCAGTGACCGGTTATGAAGAGTACCGGCAGATAGCCCGGGATTTTCATGTGCCGATCGTTCCTACCGGTTTTGAGCCGGTGGATCTGCTGGCCGGAATTCTTGAAACGGTCGGATTGCTCGAAGATGGGCGGGCCGAGGTCGTCAACCGCTATGGCAGGGTGGTCTCTTCTGACGGCAATATCCATGCAAGAGAGCTTGTCTCGACCGTTTTCGAGGTTGCCGACCGTCAGTGGCGGGGTATCGGACTTATTCCGGGGAGCGGCCTCTCTCTGCGCCGGGAGTTTTTACGCTTCGATGCGGCCCGGAAGTTCGCCGTGGCTCATATCTGCACGGCAGAGTCCCCTCTGTGCAGAAGCGGTCAGGTTTTGCAGGGGAATCTTAAACCCGATGCCTGCGAGGCGTTCGGCAGGGAGTGCACCCCTTTACATCCGCTTGGCGCGACGATGGTTTCTTCCGAAGGCGCCTGTGCGGCATATTACCGGTATCATCGAAATTCCGAACTCTTATGA
- a CDS encoding HypC/HybG/HupF family hydrogenase formation chaperone, with amino-acid sequence MCLAIPGRVIEITEENGLKMGTVDVNGSRTKACLEYVPDIVPGQFTIVHAGFALKIIDEEEAAESLKLWQELIDSGAFERDDELPPQENFIGLP; translated from the coding sequence ATGTGTTTAGCCATACCGGGCAGAGTTATCGAGATAACCGAAGAAAACGGTTTGAAAATGGGAACGGTCGATGTCAACGGAAGTCGTACGAAGGCGTGCCTGGAGTATGTGCCTGATATCGTTCCCGGTCAGTTTACGATCGTTCATGCAGGTTTCGCCCTGAAAATCATCGATGAAGAGGAGGCTGCAGAGAGCCTCAAGCTCTGGCAGGAACTGATCGATAGCGGAGCTTTCGAGAGGGACGACGAGCTTCCTCCTCAGGAAAATTTTATTGGGTTGCCATGA
- the hypF gene encoding carbamoyltransferase HypF produces MYPDGTRRIRITVNGIVQGVGFRPFVYRLACTRSIQGFIRNTPSGVVIEAQGPGETLEGFLTEIERHPPPLARITALETVSVSCEPCSCFEIDLSVHGHEVETLIPPDIALCESCRSELFDSRNRRFRYPFINCTDCGPRYTIVESIPYDRPFTSMKGFPLCPDCAEEYRDPLDRRFHAQPNACPVCGPAVMLLDSFGNRLAADRVIREASAMLKAGKIVAVKGVGGFHLAVDARNGSAVQRLRDQKAREEKPFAVMMRDLASVRQICVVGSDEAAALRSAEAPIMLLEKSAGFPLPEIIAPGNDRLGVMLPYSPLHALLLEEGPDMVVMTSANCSDEPVLHDDADAVRRLVGIADAFLVHNRPILQKCDDSVAIHLSGALRLFRRSRGYVPAPVLLDEDGPPLLATGGELKNTLCLLHGRNAILSQHLGDMKNFETWQFFTDAARHLQELFRASPELVVHDLHPDYLTTRWASMQPLPLLGVQHHHAHLAACLAENGEHSPVIGLVLDGTGYGPDGTIWGGEVLIGDCAGVERFASLEAMPLPGGDAAILEPWRAALGYLYRSCPEIPYLPFLRDFMSNEVTELLVRNLHCPETSSCGRLFDVVAAVAGLRNRVFYEGQSAVELMQAAGGRLGSGRFSSGVEVRDGRLVMLVAPLVRDVASAVGDGMLPGEISRRFHRTLCDMLLDVTRRASSASGICTVALSGGVFQNSLLFETLVAELQASGYMVLTHTAVPCNDGGISLGQAVIGREYLKGKYGGVVGNG; encoded by the coding sequence ATGTATCCTGATGGTACCCGTCGTATCAGGATTACGGTAAACGGTATCGTGCAGGGGGTGGGGTTTCGTCCTTTTGTTTACCGTCTTGCCTGTACGCGATCGATACAGGGGTTTATCAGGAACACCCCTTCGGGAGTCGTGATCGAGGCTCAGGGACCGGGGGAGACGCTCGAAGGGTTTCTCACGGAAATTGAGCGCCATCCGCCTCCGCTTGCAAGAATCACGGCTCTGGAGACCGTTTCCGTTTCCTGTGAGCCGTGCTCCTGTTTTGAGATCGATCTCTCTGTTCATGGTCACGAGGTTGAAACGTTGATCCCGCCGGATATAGCGCTTTGCGAAAGCTGCCGCAGTGAGCTTTTCGACTCGCGGAACAGGCGGTTCCGTTATCCGTTCATCAATTGCACTGATTGCGGACCGCGATACACGATCGTCGAGAGCATTCCCTATGATCGTCCGTTTACCTCCATGAAGGGGTTTCCCTTATGTCCGGATTGCGCGGAGGAGTATCGGGATCCCCTTGACCGGCGTTTTCACGCTCAGCCCAATGCATGCCCCGTATGCGGTCCGGCAGTTATGCTTCTGGACTCTTTCGGAAATCGCCTTGCTGCCGACAGGGTTATACGGGAGGCTTCTGCCATGCTCAAGGCGGGAAAGATTGTTGCCGTGAAAGGTGTGGGGGGGTTTCATCTCGCTGTCGATGCCCGTAACGGGAGTGCAGTTCAGCGCCTCAGGGATCAGAAGGCGAGGGAGGAGAAGCCTTTTGCCGTGATGATGCGCGATCTTGCATCGGTGCGGCAGATCTGCGTTGTCGGAAGCGATGAGGCGGCGGCACTCCGTTCTGCGGAAGCGCCCATAATGCTGCTTGAAAAGAGTGCCGGATTCCCTCTGCCGGAGATAATCGCTCCCGGAAACGACCGTCTTGGCGTGATGCTTCCCTATTCGCCGCTTCACGCCCTGCTGCTCGAAGAGGGACCTGACATGGTGGTGATGACAAGCGCCAATTGCAGCGATGAACCGGTGCTGCATGACGATGCCGATGCGGTTCGGAGGCTTGTTGGCATTGCGGATGCTTTTCTGGTGCATAACCGTCCGATTCTGCAGAAGTGCGATGATTCGGTTGCGATTCACCTTTCGGGAGCGCTTCGCCTTTTCAGGCGCAGCAGGGGCTATGTGCCCGCTCCGGTTTTGCTCGATGAGGATGGTCCGCCACTGCTTGCGACAGGAGGAGAGCTGAAAAATACCCTTTGTCTCCTGCACGGCCGAAACGCGATTCTGAGTCAGCATCTCGGCGATATGAAGAATTTCGAAACGTGGCAGTTTTTCACGGATGCGGCACGGCATCTGCAGGAGCTGTTCCGTGCCAGTCCGGAGCTTGTCGTGCATGATCTGCACCCGGATTATCTTACTACCCGATGGGCATCAATGCAGCCTCTTCCGCTGCTTGGCGTACAGCATCATCATGCCCATCTTGCCGCCTGTCTGGCCGAGAACGGGGAGCACTCTCCGGTTATCGGCCTTGTGCTTGACGGTACGGGATATGGCCCGGACGGCACCATATGGGGCGGCGAAGTGCTGATTGGCGATTGTGCCGGAGTCGAGCGCTTTGCTTCGCTGGAAGCGATGCCGCTTCCAGGTGGAGATGCCGCGATTCTCGAGCCGTGGCGAGCAGCTCTGGGTTATCTTTACAGAAGTTGTCCTGAAATTCCGTACCTCCCTTTTCTTCGCGATTTCATGAGCAACGAGGTGACGGAACTGCTTGTGCGAAACCTTCATTGTCCGGAAACTTCAAGTTGCGGACGGTTGTTCGATGTCGTGGCCGCAGTCGCAGGACTTCGGAACAGGGTTTTTTACGAGGGCCAGTCGGCGGTCGAGCTTATGCAGGCGGCCGGCGGCCGGTTGGGTTCCGGTCGTTTCAGCAGCGGCGTGGAGGTGCGCGATGGACGGCTGGTGATGCTTGTCGCTCCGTTGGTGCGCGACGTCGCTTCTGCCGTTGGAGACGGGATGCTGCCAGGGGAGATCAGCAGGCGTTTCCATCGTACGCTGTGCGATATGCTGCTCGACGTAACCCGAAGGGCATCATCCGCTTCGGGGATATGTACGGTTGCGCTCAGCGGTGGCGTGTTCCAGAATTCGCTGCTTTTTGAAACGCTTGTCGCCGAATTGCAGGCTTCGGGGTACATGGTGCTGACCCATACGGCGGTGCCGTGCAATGACGGCGGCATTTCTCTTGGCCAGGCGGTTATCGGCAGGGAATATCTGAAAGGGAAGTATGGGGGGGTAGTGGGAAATGGGTAG
- the hypB gene encoding hydrogenase nickel incorporation protein HypB: MCDTCGCGSDADAVIRRPGQGSGHHHDHDGHDHHHGHDHDRGHDHDHHHERRARKIGMEQDVLQQNNLLAERNRGYFEAKNIVALNFLSSPGSGKTSLLEKTIPQCKGKFSVSVIEGDQQTTNDADRIHALGVPVVQVNTGTGCHLDALMINRALKELAPEANSLLCIENVGNLVCPALFDLGEAMKVVVISVTEGDDKPLKYPYMFHEADVCILNKIDLLPYVEFDAAVCRENAMRVSHDIEWFDLSVRTGEGLDAWLAWLERKMAKR; this comes from the coding sequence ATGTGCGATACATGCGGATGCGGGTCGGATGCTGATGCCGTAATACGCAGACCCGGTCAGGGGAGCGGACATCATCATGATCATGACGGGCATGATCATCACCACGGGCATGATCACGATCGCGGACATGACCACGATCACCATCATGAGCGCAGGGCGAGAAAGATCGGAATGGAGCAGGATGTGCTTCAGCAGAACAACCTTCTTGCCGAAAGAAATCGCGGCTATTTTGAGGCAAAAAATATTGTAGCCCTGAATTTTCTGAGTTCGCCGGGTTCAGGGAAGACTTCCCTGCTCGAGAAAACCATTCCGCAGTGCAAGGGGAAGTTTTCTGTGTCGGTTATCGAAGGAGACCAGCAGACCACCAACGATGCCGATCGCATCCATGCGCTCGGCGTGCCGGTTGTTCAGGTCAATACGGGCACCGGCTGCCATCTCGATGCCCTCATGATAAACCGTGCTCTGAAAGAGCTCGCTCCCGAGGCGAACTCGCTGCTTTGTATCGAGAATGTAGGCAATCTTGTCTGTCCGGCCCTTTTTGATCTGGGAGAGGCGATGAAAGTTGTCGTTATCAGCGTTACGGAAGGCGACGACAAGCCGCTGAAGTATCCATATATGTTTCATGAGGCGGATGTCTGCATTCTCAACAAAATCGATCTGCTCCCTTATGTGGAGTTTGATGCCGCAGTGTGCCGGGAAAACGCCATGCGGGTAAGCCACGATATCGAGTGGTTCGATCTGTCTGTAAGAACCGGTGAGGGCCTGGATGCCTGGCTGGCCTGGCTTGAACGAAAAATGGCGAAGCGCTGA
- the hypA gene encoding hydrogenase maturation nickel metallochaperone HypA, with translation MHEMSIALSIVDAVDAQARVEGAGRISRVELVIGRLAGIEPESLRFCFPAAATGTLAEGAELDIEEIAAVAVCGACGFRFSVTFPVAECPECRSLRISVVSGEEFVIRSITIEEGD, from the coding sequence ATGCATGAAATGTCGATAGCCCTCTCCATTGTCGATGCTGTCGATGCGCAAGCCCGTGTCGAGGGCGCGGGGAGAATTTCGAGGGTGGAACTCGTTATCGGTCGTCTGGCCGGCATCGAGCCTGAATCGCTGCGGTTCTGTTTTCCTGCCGCGGCGACGGGTACTCTTGCCGAGGGTGCCGAGCTGGATATCGAGGAGATTGCCGCCGTTGCCGTTTGCGGAGCGTGCGGATTCCGGTTTTCCGTCACGTTTCCGGTGGCGGAGTGTCCTGAGTGCAGGTCGCTGAGGATAAGTGTGGTTTCGGGAGAGGAGTTCGTTATTCGGTCAATCACTATTGAAGAGGGAGATTAA
- a CDS encoding aspartate carbamoyltransferase catalytic subunit → MKNLTGLCNLPAGDIHTLLDLAAVFKKRLVTPDPSFSVTLQNKRIALVFFENSTRTRFSFDIAARHLGGSTLSFSASGSSVSKGESLGDTIRNLEAMQVDAFVLRHASSGAADFIAGITAKTVINAGDGSHEHPTQALLDIFTLREHFGAVKGLNIVILGDVLHSRVARSNIFGLKTLGANVAVCGPATLLFSDTSHLGVSIFTDLDKAIEWADAALVLRLQLERATGGYLPSLEEYSTHFGLNDERLERVRKHLLVLHPGPINREIEISNNVADRIQPPGYSKSMLLEQVSNGVAVRMAVLQTLLAG, encoded by the coding sequence TTGAAAAACCTTACCGGATTATGCAACCTTCCGGCCGGTGACATCCATACGCTGCTCGACCTGGCAGCTGTATTCAAAAAGAGACTGGTTACCCCCGATCCATCATTTTCCGTCACGCTGCAAAACAAACGCATCGCACTGGTTTTTTTCGAGAACTCCACTCGTACCCGTTTCTCTTTTGATATAGCCGCCCGCCATCTCGGCGGAAGCACCCTGAGCTTCAGTGCATCCGGAAGCAGTGTCAGCAAAGGAGAATCTCTCGGCGACACCATCAGAAACCTTGAAGCCATGCAGGTTGACGCCTTCGTACTGAGGCATGCATCGTCAGGAGCCGCAGATTTCATCGCCGGCATTACCGCAAAAACCGTCATCAACGCAGGCGACGGCTCTCACGAACACCCGACGCAGGCACTGCTCGACATTTTCACGCTTCGCGAACACTTCGGTGCGGTAAAGGGGCTCAACATCGTCATTCTCGGCGATGTACTGCACAGCCGGGTAGCCCGCTCAAATATTTTCGGTCTGAAAACTCTTGGCGCCAATGTCGCTGTCTGCGGACCGGCCACCCTGCTTTTTTCCGATACCTCGCACCTCGGAGTCAGCATATTCACCGATCTCGACAAGGCCATCGAATGGGCGGATGCCGCTCTTGTACTCCGGCTGCAGCTTGAACGGGCAACCGGAGGGTACCTCCCATCGCTTGAAGAGTACTCCACGCACTTCGGGCTCAACGACGAACGCCTCGAAAGAGTACGCAAACATCTTCTGGTTCTCCATCCGGGTCCCATCAACAGGGAGATCGAAATATCCAACAACGTAGCCGACCGGATACAACCTCCCGGGTACTCGAAAAGCATGCTGCTTGAACAGGTCTCGAACGGTGTCGCCGTTCGCATGGCTGTCCTGCAGACGCTGCTTGCCGGATAA
- a CDS encoding DUF1207 domain-containing protein, which produces MNNTLNLNHKPSSSAMKQKNFLKKVCFITAAICAAACGTASAEPLLNPTLNTLFKPLLADPTEPRIAVMPMLSEDALQLDIGTSADIYQNDNRTFAVGVDFGTFSRLNTSDNFKFPVDTIDYLFGINATWKKTVETGTLPFDELSARLRLSHISSHFEDGHTDENGEWIQEGPFVVPFTFSREFVNLTIALSSPEHRIYAGYQYLWHTIPDNISPHSFQAGAEVSTPGNTYLAADFKLLPIWRGDADGETKGYRGTWNLQAGMRLTALGMDRVRVAYNYFSGMSRHGMYFYRPESYSTIGMIVDL; this is translated from the coding sequence ATGAACAATACTCTCAACCTGAACCATAAACCATCATCGAGCGCCATGAAACAGAAAAATTTCCTTAAAAAGGTATGCTTCATCACGGCGGCAATCTGTGCCGCAGCCTGCGGAACGGCATCGGCCGAACCCCTGCTCAACCCGACCCTCAATACGCTCTTCAAACCGCTGCTTGCCGACCCGACAGAGCCGCGAATCGCAGTCATGCCCATGCTCTCCGAAGATGCGCTGCAGCTCGACATCGGCACCTCTGCCGATATTTACCAGAACGATAACAGAACTTTTGCCGTCGGCGTTGATTTCGGAACGTTCTCCCGGCTGAACACGTCCGATAACTTCAAATTTCCCGTCGATACCATCGACTACCTTTTCGGTATCAATGCCACCTGGAAAAAAACCGTCGAAACCGGTACCCTGCCCTTCGATGAACTCAGCGCAAGACTGCGGCTGAGCCATATCTCCTCGCACTTCGAGGATGGCCATACCGATGAAAACGGAGAGTGGATTCAGGAAGGTCCTTTCGTGGTGCCGTTCACCTTCAGCAGAGAGTTCGTCAACCTCACCATAGCGCTCAGTTCGCCTGAACACCGCATTTATGCCGGCTACCAGTACCTCTGGCACACCATTCCCGACAACATCAGCCCGCACTCCTTCCAGGCCGGAGCCGAAGTGTCCACGCCCGGCAACACCTACCTTGCAGCCGACTTCAAACTGCTGCCGATCTGGAGAGGAGATGCGGACGGAGAAACCAAAGGATACCGCGGAACCTGGAATCTGCAGGCAGGCATGCGCCTCACCGCTCTCGGTATGGACCGGGTAAGAGTTGCCTATAACTATTTTTCAGGCATGAGCCGTCACGGCATGTACTTCTACCGCCCCGAAAGCTACAGCACCATCGGCATGATCGTGGATTTATAA
- a CDS encoding NUDIX domain-containing protein, which translates to MSKVTLRVSALCVQHDRVLLIEHKSFAPDDPALPDRYWILPGGGVERGETVDEALKREMMEETGLECEVGPLLFIKELLYPFPGSCRPGGRHHSVSLGFHCRVTGGELITGRDPEYGDDEQMIIEVKWVPFDELHGFELYPPFLKEYLFAHRNGSFSDTVPEFYDSSR; encoded by the coding sequence ATGTCAAAGGTTACTCTCAGAGTCAGCGCTCTTTGCGTTCAGCATGATCGTGTGCTGCTTATCGAGCATAAAAGTTTCGCTCCGGACGATCCGGCCCTGCCCGACCGGTACTGGATTCTTCCCGGCGGAGGCGTCGAGCGGGGTGAAACTGTCGATGAAGCGCTTAAACGGGAGATGATGGAAGAGACCGGGCTCGAATGCGAGGTTGGTCCGCTTTTGTTCATCAAGGAACTCCTCTATCCTTTTCCTGGGTCATGCCGGCCGGGAGGCAGGCATCATTCGGTTTCGCTCGGATTTCATTGCAGGGTTACGGGAGGAGAGCTGATAACGGGCAGAGATCCTGAATATGGCGACGATGAACAGATGATCATAGAGGTGAAGTGGGTTCCATTCGATGAGCTGCATGGCTTCGAACTGTATCCACCGTTTTTGAAGGAGTATCTTTTTGCTCATCGCAACGGCAGTTTCAGCGATACGGTTCCGGAATTCTATGATTCAAGCCGTTGA
- a CDS encoding Coenzyme F420 hydrogenase/dehydrogenase, beta subunit C-terminal domain, whose translation MNPPPKLENPRFDEPLCSRCGLCMGNAWATAESLKSCVFNTGWLGAHEERLFGRTRNMHDADELRFGISRERFNAVMKKPLEGAQWSGIITAISTEALQTGLVDGVVTLQGTTFQPKAVLATTAEEIHAARGNKPVLSPVLQALHTAWKKKVKKLLVVGASCHVHVLRDFAATHPWLDGIELLVVGIPCTDNLEPAHLKWVFRHISRSPDTVLNFEFMQDYKVHIVHSTGKVEKIPFFSLPAAVLKVGVFSNSCMSCFDYINSLADITVGYFGAPYTADGKEQWILIRTDKGKKLFDLVKNDISVRPETGSGDSFGAVKASIQPTIGPILQPHLLGDRRSMPLFFGKLLSALKAKKGPRGIEFARYSIDIHALRNYFFVRHYTPERLDVLVPEHIRHLVKLYNVTDFDDLPPHSEK comes from the coding sequence ATGAATCCACCACCGAAACTTGAAAATCCGAGATTTGACGAGCCGTTATGCAGCCGCTGCGGGCTCTGCATGGGCAATGCATGGGCAACAGCAGAGAGCCTGAAAAGCTGCGTATTCAATACCGGATGGCTTGGAGCTCATGAAGAGAGGCTGTTCGGCAGAACCAGAAACATGCACGATGCCGATGAACTGCGCTTCGGCATCTCTCGTGAACGCTTTAACGCAGTCATGAAAAAACCGCTCGAAGGCGCTCAATGGAGCGGCATAATTACCGCTATTTCAACGGAAGCGCTTCAGACAGGTCTTGTTGACGGGGTCGTAACCCTCCAGGGCACGACCTTTCAGCCGAAAGCGGTTCTGGCAACAACTGCGGAAGAGATTCATGCCGCAAGGGGCAATAAACCGGTGCTCTCTCCGGTGCTTCAGGCACTGCATACGGCCTGGAAAAAAAAGGTAAAAAAACTGCTGGTTGTCGGGGCATCATGCCATGTGCATGTTCTGAGAGACTTTGCCGCAACGCACCCCTGGCTCGACGGCATCGAACTGCTTGTCGTCGGCATACCCTGCACGGACAACCTCGAACCGGCCCACCTGAAATGGGTATTCCGCCATATCAGCCGCTCTCCCGATACCGTGCTGAACTTCGAATTCATGCAGGACTACAAGGTGCACATCGTGCACTCGACCGGAAAAGTCGAAAAGATTCCGTTTTTCAGTCTTCCCGCCGCAGTACTCAAAGTCGGCGTCTTCTCGAACAGCTGCATGAGCTGCTTCGACTACATCAACAGCCTCGCGGACATTACCGTAGGATATTTCGGAGCGCCCTATACCGCTGACGGCAAAGAGCAGTGGATTCTGATTCGTACCGATAAAGGAAAAAAACTGTTCGATCTGGTAAAAAACGATATCTCCGTCAGACCTGAAACCGGAAGCGGCGACAGCTTCGGAGCCGTCAAGGCATCCATACAACCGACCATCGGGCCCATCCTGCAGCCGCACCTGCTTGGCGACAGGCGCTCCATGCCGCTCTTTTTCGGCAAGCTGCTCAGCGCGCTCAAGGCAAAAAAAGGACCCAGAGGCATCGAATTCGCCCGATACTCCATCGACATCCACGCACTGAGAAACTACTTCTTCGTCAGACATTACACCCCGGAACGACTCGACGTCCTCGTACCCGAGCACATACGGCATCTCGTGAAACTGTACAACGTTACCGATTTCGACGATCTGCCCCCCCACAGTGAAAAATAA